In one window of Carassius auratus strain Wakin chromosome 28, ASM336829v1, whole genome shotgun sequence DNA:
- the stat3 gene encoding signal transducer and activator of transcription 3 isoform X4, translating into METEDALSFADNNVSMAQWNQLQQLETRYLEQLYHLYSDSFPMELRQFLAPWIESQDWAYAANKESHATLVFHNLLGEIDQQYSRFLQENNVLYQHNLRRIKQHLQSKYLEKPMEIARIVARCLWEEQRLLQTATTAQQDGQVAHPTGTVVTEKQQILEHNLQDIRKRVQDMEQKMKMLENLQDDFDFNYKTLKSAGELSQDLNGNSQAAATRQKMSQLEQMLSALDQLRRQIVTEMAGLLSAMDFVQKNLTDEELADWKRRQQIACIGGPPNICLDRLETWITSLAESQLQIRQQIKKLEELQQKVSYKGDPIIQHRPALEEKIVDLFRSLMKSAFVVERQPCMPMHPDRPLVIKTGVQFTTKVRLLVKFTELNYQLKIKVCIDKESGDVAAIRGSRKFNILGTNTKVMNMEESNNGSLSAEFKHLTLREQRCGNGGRTNSDASLIVTEELHLITFETEVYHQGLKIDLETHSLPVVVISNICQMPNAWASILWYNMLTNHPKNVNFFTKPPVGTWDQVAEVLSWQFSSTTKRGLTIEQLTTLAEKLLGPCVNYSGCQITWAKFCKENMAGKGFSFWVWLDNIIDLVKKYILALWNEGYIMGFISKERERAILSPKPPGTFLLRFSESSKEGGITFTWVEKDISGKTQIQSVEPYTKQQLNSMSFAEIIMGYKIMDATNILVSPLVYLYPEIPKEEAFGKYCRPEAQPDTEFPDPGCVIQPYLKTKFICVTPQEHMQSTPLSSLYNMDQGCSFY; encoded by the exons GTCAGCATGGCCCAGTGGAATCAGTTACAGCAGTTGGAGACGCGGTATCTGGAGCAGCTGTATCACCTGTACAGTGACAGCTTCCCGATGGAGCTGCGCCAGTTCTTGGCCCCCTGGATCGAGAGCCAGGACTG GGCGTATGCGGCCAACAAGGAGTCTCACGCAACGCTTGTGTTTCATAACCTGCTGGGGGAGATCGATCAGCAGTACAGCCGCTTCCTGCAGGAGAACAATGTCCTGTACCAACACAACCTGCGGCGCATCAAACAGCACCTGCAGAGCAAGTATCTGGAGAAGCCCATGGAGATCGCCCGCATCGTGGCCCGCTGCCTGTGGGAGGAGCAGCGTCTGCTGCAGACGGCCACCACTGCacagcag GACGGCCAGGTTGCCCATCCCACTGGCACTGTGGTGACAGAAAAGCAGCAGATACTGGAACACAACCTGCAGGATATTAGGAAGAGAGTACAG GATATGGAGCAGAAGATGAAGATGTTGGAAAATCTGCAGGATGATTTTGACTTCAACTACAAAACTCTTAAAAGTGCTGGAG AGCTGTCCCAGGACCTGAATGGAAACAGCCAGGCAGCAGCCACCAGGCAGAAGATGTCTCAGCTGGAGCAGATGCTGAGCGCTCTGGATCAGCTGAGGAGG cAAATAGTGACTGAGATGGCTGGGCTGCTGTCTGCAATGGACTTTGTGCAGAAGAATCTGACAGATGAAGAACTGGCCGACTGGAAGAGGAGACAGCAGATCGCCTGCATCGGAGGACCACCGAACATCTGCCTGGACCGCTTAGAGACATG GATCACCTCTCTGGCTGAGTCGCAGTTGCAGATAAGACAGCAGATCAAGAAACTGGAGGAGCTTCAGCAGAAGGTCTCCTACAAAGGAGATCCCATTATTCAACACCGGCCAGCTCTGGAGGAGAAGATCGTAGACCTGTTCCGCAGCCTTATGAAGAG TGCGTTTGTTGTGGAGCGGCAGCCTTGTATGCCCATGCACCCTGACCGACCACTTGTCATCAAAACAGGAGTTCAGTTCACCACCAAAGTCAG GTTACTTGTGAAATTCACAGAGCTGAATTACCagctgaaaataaaagtgtgcatTGACAA GGAGTCGGGTGACGTGGCAGCCATTCGAGG ttCACGAAAGTTCAACATCCTTGGCACCAACACGAAGGTGATGAACATGGAGGAATCCAACAATGGCAGCCTGTCAGCAGAGTTCAAACATCTG ACTCTTCGAGAGCAGAGATGTGGCAATGGAGGCCGAACCAACAGTGAC GCGTCTCTGATAGTGACCGAAGAACTGCACCTGATCACGTTTGAGACCGAGGTCTACCACCAAGGACTAAAGATCGACCTCGAG ACACATTCTCTCCCAGTGGTGGTCATCTCTAATATCTGTCAAATGCCAAACGCATGGGCGTCCATCCTGTGGTACAACATGCTGACCAACCATCCTAAG AATGTGAATTTCTTCACCAAACCTCCAGTGGGAACGTGGGATCAGGTGGCTGAGGTGCTCAGCTGGCAGTTCTCATCCACAACCAAGAGAGGCCTCACCATCGAGCAGCTCACCACACTTGCAGAGAAACTTCTGG GTCCTTGTGTAAACTACTCTGGTTGCCAGATCACATGGGCCAAGTTCTGCAAA GAAAACATGGCAGGAAAAGGTTTCTCATTCTGGGTGTGGCTAGACAACATTATCGACCTAGTCAAGAAATATATTTTGGCTCTGTGGAATGAAGG GTATATCATGGGCTTCATcagtaaagaaagagagagggcaATCCTGAGCCCAAAGCCTCCTGGGACATTCCTGCTTCGCTTCAGTGAAAGCAGTAAAGAGGGAGGCATTACCTTCACCTGGGTCGAGAAGGACATCAGTG gTAAGACCCAGATCCAGTCGGTGGAACCGTACACGAAGCAGCAGCTCAACAGCATGTCTTTCGCTGAGATCATCATGGGCTACAAGATCATGGATGCCACCAACATCCTCGTCTCGCCGCTGGTCTACCTCTACCCTGAGATCCCCAAAGAGGAGGCGTTTGGCAAGTACTGCCGCCCCGAGGCCCAGCCTGACACTGAATTCCCTGATCCTGGATGTG TAATTCAGCCTTACCTGAAGACCAAGTTCATCTGTGTCACCCC GCAGGAGCACATGCAAAGTACTCCTCTCAGTTCTCTTTACAACATGGATCAGGGATGTAGCTTCTACTGA